A part of Uloborus diversus isolate 005 chromosome 6, Udiv.v.3.1, whole genome shotgun sequence genomic DNA contains:
- the LOC129223939 gene encoding cystinosin-like, with the protein MNFQSLVVHILFILGFSVISSLAVKPVLTVLPKDLTFGVHENGSFTVNLHVPAPENITIYFNYSDGNNLFPLPNDKVIEENSTANFTYNVQPKDAGHTTVLVKASPPVVGTKDAFVRVGVYKKHGWVIVSDIIGWLYFICWSISFYPQIIDNYRRKSVVGLNFDFLGLNLTGFIAYSVFNIGLKFVREVQLEYHSINPTGVIPVEINDVVFAVHATFATAVCIGQCFIYERGDQLISKTTVAALALVWSTAAVFLLLTALDVNKYTPWLTFLYFFSYVKLGVTLTKYIPQAVFNYKRKSTAGWSIGTVLFDVVGGLFSIGQMFIIAYNFNDWYSIVGNFTKFGLGLASITFDVIFMVQHFILYRKHPGTDSMENSLMA; encoded by the exons atgaatttccaGTCTCTTGtggtgcatattttgtttatacTCGGTTTTTCTGTCATCTCGTCTCTTGCAG TGAAACCTGTATTAACTGTATTACCGAAGGATTTGACGTTTGGAGTGCATGAAAATGGCTCATTCACTGTTAACCTTCA tgttcCAGCTCctgaaaatataactatttattttaactactcggacggaaataatttatttccattgccAAATGACAAGGTTATTGAAGAAAATTCAACAGCCAACTTCACATATAATGTGCAGCCTAAAGATGCTGGGCACACCACAGTTCTCGTAAAAGCTTCACCACCTGTTGTTGG TACCAAAGATGCATTTGTGAGAGTTGGTGTTTATAAGAAACATGGCTGGGTGATTGTTAGTGATATCATTGGGTGGCTGTACTTCATTTGCTGGTCTATTTCTTTTTATCCACAAATAATTGACAACTACCGCAGAAAaag TGTTGTTGGATTGAATTTTGACTTTTTGGGACTCAATTTGACTGGTTTTATTGCTTACTCTGTTTTCAACATTGGTTTAAAGTTTGTCCGAGAAGTGCAG TTAGAATATCATTCCATCAATCCAACTGGAGTCATTCCTGTCGAAATAAATGATGTTGTATTCGCTGTACATGCCACCTTTGCTACAGCTGTATGCATCGGGCAATGTTTTATTTATGAG aGAGGAGATCAGCTAATTTCAAAAACAACTGTTGCTGCTCTAGCTCTTGTTTGGTCTACTGCTGCAGTTTTTCTTCTTCTAACTGCACTTGATGTTAATAAATACACACCCTGGCTTACATTCTTGTACTTTTTTTCATATGTGAAACTTGGAGTTACACTCACAAAATATATACCACAG gctgtttttaactataaaaGAAAATCAACTGCTGGTTGGAGCATTGGAACTGTACTGTTTGATGTTGTTGGAGGACTCTTCAGTATTGGACAAATGTTTATTATTGCATATAACTTTA ATGACTGGTACTCCATTGTTggaaattttactaaatttggTCTAGGTTTGGCTTCTATTACCTTCGATGTCATCTTTATGGTTCAGCACTTCATTCTTTACAGGAAGCATCCAGGAACAGACTCCATGGAAAACTCTTTGATGGCTTGA